A DNA window from Iodobacter ciconiae contains the following coding sequences:
- the infB gene encoding translation initiation factor IF-2: MSELNVNQFAVELKMAPQELLEQFRAAGVNKSSEVDVVTASDKVRLLDHLKKKHGGDGDKKITVIRKQNTEIRKTDSTGKAKSIPVEVRKKRVVEASAADVMTAPRVAESVAPAAPGQVIDDAERSSREAQARRQNELFARQAAEMRAKQGGGKVPAEVVAAAKPAPAPAAVVAPVTSVVAAPVAKPAPAPTPVAAPVAAKPAAAKPVVSAPVAARPSLGASQASHPDRPRVGMRVELRKPRNEPMKAPEPVAPAPAPAPAPAPVAAATPAPAAKAKPAASPSTASPAAKPGDKKPAAAPGKKEPWSDGRGKKGIRSRGGDAGNDWKSKKGGKGRQAAANPDNAHGFQAPTDKVVHEVMVPETISVTDLAHKMAVKGVEVVKALMKMGMMVTINQVLDQETAMIIVEDMGHTPMAAKLDDPEIYLGDGTVVEHVLLPRAPVVTVMGHVDHGKTSLLDYIRTAKVASGEAGGITQHIGAYHVQTEKGMITFLDTPGHEAFTAMRARGAKLTDIVILVVAADDGVMPQTIEAIAHAKAAGVPIVVAVNKIDKPEANPERIRQELVTHEVVPEDWGGDAMFVDVSAKKGLGIDDLLSAILLQAEVLELTAAEDAPAKGIIIEARLDKGRGPVASMLIQSGTLRKGDVILAGQVSGRVRAIIDEHGKSITEAGPSIPVEILGLSDVPAAGEDAMVLTDEKKAREIALFRQGKFRDVKLARQQASKLENMMAQMTEGEVRNLPIIIKADVQGSAEALSQSLQKLSTDEVRVQILHSAVGGISESDINLALASKAVVVGFNSRADAAARKLAEAEGVDIRYYNIIYDVVDDVKLALSGMLAPEKREQIIGMVEIRQVFTVSKVGTIAGCLVMEGLIRSHAGVRLLRNNVVIHQGTLDSLKRYKDDAKEVKAGFECGLSLKNYNDLQLGDQLEIFEIIEVARSL, encoded by the coding sequence ATGAGTGAACTCAATGTCAACCAATTTGCGGTAGAGCTAAAAATGGCACCGCAAGAGCTGCTGGAGCAATTCCGTGCAGCTGGCGTGAATAAATCGAGTGAAGTAGATGTGGTTACTGCAAGCGATAAAGTGCGTCTGCTCGATCACCTGAAAAAGAAGCATGGTGGTGATGGTGATAAAAAAATCACTGTGATTCGTAAGCAAAATACTGAAATTCGTAAAACGGATTCGACCGGCAAGGCGAAGTCTATTCCTGTTGAAGTGCGTAAAAAACGGGTTGTTGAGGCCTCTGCGGCTGATGTGATGACTGCGCCGCGTGTTGCCGAATCTGTTGCGCCTGCAGCGCCCGGTCAGGTTATTGATGACGCTGAGCGCTCGTCCCGTGAAGCACAGGCGCGCCGTCAAAATGAGCTATTTGCCCGTCAGGCTGCAGAAATGCGTGCGAAGCAGGGTGGTGGTAAAGTGCCTGCTGAAGTTGTTGCTGCGGCTAAACCTGCACCGGCACCTGCTGCTGTTGTGGCCCCTGTGACCTCTGTTGTAGCCGCGCCTGTTGCTAAGCCGGCCCCTGCGCCGACGCCCGTTGCTGCACCCGTTGCCGCTAAGCCTGCCGCTGCTAAGCCTGTGGTATCTGCACCGGTTGCGGCACGCCCTTCGCTGGGTGCTTCACAAGCCAGCCATCCGGATCGTCCGCGTGTGGGTATGCGTGTTGAATTGCGTAAGCCGCGCAATGAACCAATGAAAGCACCAGAGCCTGTTGCACCGGCGCCTGCACCCGCTCCAGCACCGGCCCCTGTTGCCGCAGCGACTCCGGCACCAGCAGCTAAAGCAAAACCGGCAGCAAGCCCGAGTACGGCTTCTCCTGCGGCAAAACCGGGCGATAAAAAGCCAGCAGCAGCCCCGGGCAAAAAAGAGCCTTGGAGCGATGGCCGTGGTAAGAAAGGTATTCGTAGCCGTGGTGGTGATGCAGGTAATGACTGGAAAAGCAAGAAGGGTGGTAAAGGCCGTCAGGCTGCAGCAAACCCGGATAATGCACACGGCTTCCAGGCCCCGACCGACAAAGTAGTGCATGAAGTGATGGTTCCGGAAACGATTTCCGTGACCGATCTGGCGCACAAAATGGCTGTGAAGGGTGTTGAAGTGGTGAAAGCCCTGATGAAAATGGGCATGATGGTGACCATCAACCAGGTGCTGGACCAAGAAACAGCGATGATTATCGTTGAAGACATGGGCCACACGCCAATGGCCGCCAAGCTTGATGATCCGGAAATTTATCTGGGCGATGGCACCGTTGTAGAGCATGTGCTCTTGCCGCGCGCTCCGGTTGTCACGGTTATGGGGCACGTTGACCATGGTAAAACATCCTTGCTCGATTACATCCGTACCGCCAAAGTGGCGTCCGGTGAAGCGGGTGGTATTACTCAGCATATCGGTGCGTACCATGTACAAACCGAAAAAGGCATGATTACTTTCCTTGATACCCCGGGTCACGAAGCGTTTACCGCGATGCGTGCCCGTGGTGCCAAGCTTACCGATATCGTGATTCTGGTTGTTGCTGCAGACGATGGTGTGATGCCGCAGACCATTGAGGCGATCGCTCACGCGAAAGCGGCCGGCGTGCCGATTGTGGTTGCGGTAAATAAGATTGATAAGCCTGAAGCTAATCCGGAACGCATCCGTCAAGAGCTGGTGACGCACGAAGTGGTACCGGAAGACTGGGGCGGGGATGCGATGTTTGTTGATGTCTCGGCCAAAAAAGGCCTGGGTATTGATGACTTGCTCTCAGCGATTCTGTTGCAGGCGGAAGTGCTTGAGCTGACGGCTGCCGAAGATGCGCCTGCGAAAGGGATTATCATCGAAGCGCGTCTGGATAAGGGGCGTGGCCCGGTTGCTTCCATGCTGATTCAATCCGGTACATTACGTAAAGGTGATGTGATTCTTGCTGGTCAGGTGTCAGGCCGCGTGCGTGCGATTATCGATGAGCATGGTAAATCCATTACAGAAGCGGGTCCTTCGATTCCGGTTGAAATTCTGGGTCTGTCGGATGTGCCTGCAGCGGGTGAAGACGCTATGGTGCTGACTGATGAGAAGAAAGCGCGTGAAATTGCGCTGTTCCGTCAGGGTAAGTTCCGCGATGTGAAACTGGCTCGTCAGCAGGCATCCAAGCTGGAAAACATGATGGCGCAAATGACAGAAGGCGAAGTTCGCAATCTGCCAATCATCATCAAGGCTGACGTACAGGGCTCTGCTGAAGCGTTGTCACAAAGCTTGCAAAAACTCTCTACAGATGAAGTGCGCGTACAGATTCTGCACAGCGCTGTGGGGGGGATTAGCGAGTCTGATATCAATCTGGCTCTGGCTTCTAAAGCGGTGGTGGTTGGTTTCAACTCCCGTGCAGATGCTGCGGCACGTAAGCTTGCCGAGGCAGAAGGCGTAGATATCCGTTACTACAACATCATTTACGATGTAGTAGATGACGTGAAACTGGCTCTGTCAGGTATGCTGGCTCCTGAAAAACGTGAACAAATCATTGGTATGGTTGAGATCCGTCAGGTCTTTACTGTTTCCAAAGTGGGCACGATTGCAGGTTGTCTGGTGATGGAAGGCTTGATCCGCAGTCATGCGGGTGTTCGCTTGCTGCGTAATAACGTAGTGATTCATCAGGGTACGCTCGATAGCCTGAAACGCTACAAAGACGATGCCAAGGAAGTGAAGGCCGGCTTTGAATGTGGTTTAAGCCTGAAGAACTACAATGATCTGCAACTGGGCGATCAGTTGGAAATCTTTGAAATTATCGAAGTTGCTCGCTCCCTTTAA
- the rbfA gene encoding 30S ribosome-binding factor RbfA has translation MAKQFTRADRVAQQIQRDLATVIRAELDHPQASLITITDVEVTRDYSHANVFYTFLGTEEQGKDIASLIERAKGFLRSQLARGISLYKMPELHFEYDHSVEHGMNLSRLIDQASSLPKAPEEDELGVDNEKTAGKD, from the coding sequence ATGGCCAAACAATTTACTCGTGCCGATCGCGTGGCACAACAAATTCAACGTGATTTAGCCACCGTTATTCGTGCAGAGCTGGATCATCCGCAAGCATCATTGATTACAATTACTGATGTGGAAGTGACACGTGATTACTCGCATGCCAATGTTTTTTATACTTTCCTGGGGACAGAAGAGCAGGGTAAAGACATTGCATCTTTGATTGAGCGCGCAAAAGGCTTTTTGCGCAGCCAGCTAGCTCGTGGTATCTCTTTGTACAAAATGCCGGAATTGCATTTTGAATACGATCATTCGGTTGAGCATGGCATGAATTTGTCACGCTTGATTGATCAGGCTTCTAGTTTGCCTAAAGCGCCAGAAGAAGATGAGCTTGGTGTGGATAATGAAAAAACTGCTGGCAAGGACTGA
- the truB gene encoding tRNA pseudouridine(55) synthase TruB, which produces MAKRKVDGVLLLDKPFGISSNNALQKARWLLQAEKGGHTGVLDPFATGLLPLCFGEATKFAQRMLEADKGYRATIKLGEVSTTLDGEGEITKSGDAPGDEALIRAAVNAFIGPVTQTPPMYSALKFQGKALYEYARDGVEIERQSRQITIYSIEIISIDADVLVIDVSCSKGTYIRVLAEDIGKALGCGAYLTGLRRTRTAGFLLENSVNLDDYNHVPAEERDGYLLPADCLLLDLPALFFDAAEFEKIRHGMTVERGGLLPGEYRLYAEGESRDNARFIGLGEVAAAAENPHAWLRPKRLLSGL; this is translated from the coding sequence ATGGCTAAACGAAAGGTTGATGGGGTTTTGTTGCTGGATAAACCATTTGGTATCTCTAGTAATAATGCCTTACAAAAGGCGCGCTGGTTGCTGCAGGCAGAAAAAGGCGGCCACACTGGCGTGCTGGATCCGTTTGCAACGGGCTTGTTGCCTTTGTGTTTTGGCGAGGCCACTAAATTTGCCCAGCGTATGCTGGAGGCGGATAAAGGCTACCGCGCCACGATCAAGCTGGGAGAGGTTTCGACGACGCTTGATGGTGAAGGTGAGATCACCAAAAGTGGTGATGCGCCAGGCGATGAGGCCTTAATTCGTGCGGCGGTAAACGCATTTATCGGGCCGGTTACTCAAACTCCTCCTATGTATTCTGCGCTGAAATTCCAGGGTAAGGCCCTGTATGAATACGCGCGGGATGGTGTGGAAATTGAGCGGCAATCCCGACAAATCACCATTTACAGCATCGAGATTATTTCAATTGATGCTGATGTATTAGTGATTGATGTCAGCTGCTCAAAAGGCACGTATATCCGGGTATTGGCTGAAGATATTGGTAAGGCTCTTGGTTGTGGGGCTTACTTAACAGGCTTGCGCCGCACCAGGACAGCAGGTTTTCTTTTAGAAAATTCGGTCAATCTGGATGATTACAATCATGTGCCGGCAGAAGAGCGCGATGGCTATTTATTGCCCGCAGACTGCTTGCTGCTTGATTTACCTGCCCTGTTTTTTGATGCAGCCGAGTTTGAAAAAATTCGTCATGGTATGACGGTGGAACGGGGCGGTTTGTTGCCCGGCGAGTATCGTCTTTACGCCGAGGGTGAAAGTAGGGATAATGCACGGTTCATCGGTTTGGGCGAAGTGGCCGCTGCGGCTGAGAATCCGCATGCGTGGCTGCGGCCTAAACGACTTCTGTCCGGTTTGTAA
- the rpsO gene encoding 30S ribosomal protein S15, with amino-acid sequence MSVTVTQKAEIVKKFQRTEGDTGSPEVQVALLTARINDLTPHFKANKKDHHSRRGLLKMVSTRRRLLDYFKRVNSEGYRALIAELGLRK; translated from the coding sequence ATGTCCGTAACAGTTACTCAAAAAGCAGAAATCGTTAAGAAGTTTCAACGCACTGAAGGCGACACTGGTAGTCCTGAAGTTCAGGTTGCACTGCTGACAGCGCGTATCAATGACTTGACACCTCACTTTAAAGCTAACAAGAAAGATCACCACTCACGTCGTGGTTTGCTGAAAATGGTTAGCACACGTCGCCGTTTGCTGGATTACTTCAAACGTGTTAACTCTGAAGGTTACCGCGCCCTGATCGCTGAACTCGGTCTGCGTAAGTAA
- the pnp gene encoding polyribonucleotide nucleotidyltransferase yields the protein MFNKIVKSFQYGKHNVTMEIGEIARQASGAVLINMDDTVVLVTVVAARDVKPGQDFFPLTVDYQERTYAAGRIPGGFFKREGRPSEKEILTCRLIDRPIRPLFPEGFYNDIQIIATVMSVNPEVDPDIVAMLGASAALSISGVPFDGPIGAARVAYINGEYVLCPTLSELKTSQMDLVVAGTSQAVLMVESEADELSESIMLGAVVFGHEQMQVAINAINELADEANPELFVWDEPVANEALIAQVRAVAAAGLSEAFKLRQKQLRTIKINETWALVKAALITDETGTLAANEIKGIFKGLEAEIVRGQILDGYPRIDGRDTRTVRPITIRSGVLPRTHGSVLFTRGETQAIAVATLGTKLDEQKIDALAGAYTDRFMLHYNFPPYSTGETGRVGTPKRREIGHGRLAKRALAAMLPSVEDFGYSMRVVSEITESNGSSSMASVCGGCLALMDAGVPMKNHVAGIAMGLIKEGNRFAVLSDILGDEDHLGDMDFKVAGTENGITALQMDIKINGITKEIMKVALDQAQEGRVHILAIMKGTMEGARTEVSEHAPRLYTMKINPEKIRDVIGKGGSVIRALTEETGTQIDIQEDGTITIASVSAEGADEAKRRIADITAEVEIGKIYEGPVVKILDNNVGAIVSIMPGKDGLVHISQIANERIKNVGDYLKEGQVVRVKVIEQDERGRIRLSIKAVSNEETPAAEVVAAAPVEVAE from the coding sequence GTGTTCAATAAAATTGTGAAATCATTCCAGTACGGTAAGCATAATGTCACCATGGAAATTGGTGAAATTGCCCGTCAGGCTAGTGGCGCCGTTCTGATTAATATGGACGATACCGTTGTTCTCGTGACGGTTGTGGCCGCACGTGATGTTAAGCCGGGCCAGGATTTCTTCCCGCTGACCGTTGATTACCAAGAGCGTACTTATGCTGCTGGTCGCATCCCCGGTGGTTTCTTTAAGCGTGAAGGCCGTCCTTCCGAAAAAGAAATTTTAACTTGTCGTCTGATTGATCGTCCGATTCGTCCCCTGTTTCCTGAAGGTTTTTACAACGATATCCAGATTATTGCGACTGTGATGTCGGTTAATCCTGAAGTTGATCCAGATATCGTTGCGATGCTGGGTGCTTCTGCTGCTCTGTCGATCTCTGGTGTGCCCTTTGATGGCCCGATCGGCGCTGCGCGCGTGGCTTACATTAATGGTGAATATGTACTTTGCCCAACATTGTCTGAGCTGAAAACTAGCCAGATGGATCTGGTGGTTGCAGGTACTTCACAAGCTGTATTGATGGTTGAATCTGAAGCGGACGAATTGTCCGAATCCATCATGCTGGGTGCCGTTGTATTTGGTCACGAGCAAATGCAAGTGGCGATCAATGCAATCAATGAACTGGCTGATGAAGCTAACCCTGAATTGTTTGTATGGGATGAGCCGGTTGCAAATGAAGCGCTGATTGCACAGGTTCGCGCTGTTGCTGCTGCAGGCCTGTCAGAAGCATTTAAATTGCGCCAAAAGCAATTACGTACCATCAAAATCAATGAAACCTGGGCTTTGGTTAAGGCGGCCTTGATTACTGACGAAACCGGCACTTTGGCTGCTAACGAAATCAAGGGCATTTTCAAAGGCCTGGAAGCTGAGATCGTTCGTGGTCAGATTCTGGATGGCTACCCGCGTATTGACGGTCGTGATACACGCACTGTGCGCCCTATTACGATTCGTTCGGGTGTATTGCCGCGTACGCACGGCTCGGTACTGTTTACTCGTGGTGAAACTCAAGCGATTGCAGTTGCTACCCTGGGTACTAAACTGGACGAGCAAAAAATTGATGCATTGGCAGGTGCTTACACCGATCGCTTTATGCTGCATTACAATTTCCCTCCGTATTCGACCGGTGAAACAGGTCGCGTAGGTACGCCAAAGCGTCGTGAAATTGGTCACGGTCGTCTGGCTAAGCGTGCACTGGCTGCGATGCTGCCATCTGTTGAAGACTTTGGCTACTCGATGCGCGTTGTTTCGGAAATTACCGAATCAAACGGCTCCAGCTCGATGGCTTCGGTTTGTGGTGGTTGTCTGGCGCTGATGGATGCGGGCGTGCCGATGAAAAACCACGTGGCCGGTATTGCCATGGGTCTGATCAAAGAAGGCAATCGTTTTGCAGTATTGTCCGATATCCTGGGTGATGAAGATCATTTGGGTGATATGGACTTTAAAGTTGCGGGTACTGAAAACGGTATCACTGCACTGCAAATGGACATCAAAATCAACGGTATCACTAAAGAGATCATGAAAGTGGCTCTGGATCAGGCGCAAGAAGGCCGTGTGCATATCCTTGCCATCATGAAAGGTACAATGGAAGGCGCGCGCACTGAAGTGAGCGAGCATGCTCCACGCCTGTATACGATGAAAATCAATCCGGAAAAAATCCGTGATGTGATCGGCAAGGGTGGTTCGGTGATTCGTGCCCTGACTGAAGAAACGGGCACTCAGATTGATATCCAGGAAGATGGCACGATCACCATCGCTTCAGTCTCTGCTGAAGGCGCGGATGAAGCTAAACGCCGCATCGCTGATATCACGGCTGAAGTTGAAATCGGCAAGATCTACGAAGGTCCGGTTGTTAAGATTCTGGACAACAACGTAGGCGCGATTGTGTCGATCATGCCGGGCAAAGATGGTCTGGTTCACATTAGTCAGATTGCTAACGAGCGCATTAAAAACGTGGGCGATTACTTGAAAGAAGGCCAGGTTGTGCGCGTTAAAGTGATCGAGCAAGACGAGCGTGGCCGTATTCGTTTGTCTATCAAGGCGGTAAGTAATGAAGAGACGCCTGCTGCAGAGGTTGTTGCAGCTGCTCCGGTTGAAGTCGCAGAGTAA
- a CDS encoding ParA family protein, with the protein MLDSPAGLHGKRLKHALMCVDHVVIPVLPSAFDMWASATFFEKLVEVKAIRKEKISVAVVGMRVNPRAQSAQQLTDFLKQFDLPLLTCIRETQLYVQSIQRGLTLFDLPASRTRQDREQWQPLLDWLVSNKRQYHSVI; encoded by the coding sequence GTGTTAGACTCTCCGGCAGGCTTACACGGCAAGCGCTTAAAGCATGCATTAATGTGCGTTGATCATGTGGTAATTCCCGTACTCCCCTCTGCTTTTGATATGTGGGCCAGTGCGACATTTTTTGAAAAGCTTGTAGAAGTAAAAGCCATTCGCAAAGAAAAAATCTCTGTGGCAGTTGTAGGAATGAGAGTCAACCCGCGCGCCCAATCGGCCCAGCAACTTACCGACTTTTTAAAGCAATTCGATCTGCCTCTGCTCACCTGTATCAGAGAAACACAGCTTTATGTACAAAGCATTCAGCGCGGGCTAACGCTATTTGATTTGCCTGCTTCGCGCACCAGGCAAGATCGTGAACAATGGCAGCCGCTACTCGATTGGCTGGTTAGCAATAAGCGCCAGTATCACTCTGTAATCTAA
- a CDS encoding ParA family protein, whose amino-acid sequence MRSILIANPKGGSGKSTLSTHLAAWFAWQEEMVMLGDIDNQQSSRHWLSLRPIESPHILGWDLDEEKKASPPKAPALQC is encoded by the coding sequence ATGCGCAGCATACTTATTGCAAACCCCAAAGGTGGAAGTGGCAAATCCACCCTCTCAACTCATTTGGCAGCATGGTTTGCATGGCAGGAAGAAATGGTCATGCTGGGGGATATTGATAACCAGCAATCCAGCCGCCACTGGCTATCACTACGCCCTATCGAGTCTCCGCACATTCTTGGATGGGATCTGGATGAGGAAAAAAAAGCCAGCCCCCCAAAGGCACCGGCATTGCAGTGTTAG